In Aquiflexum balticum DSM 16537, a single genomic region encodes these proteins:
- a CDS encoding ABC transporter permease has product MNLSFFIAYRYFRSKKRRNFITILSRISMIGVAVGTMSLIMVLSVFNGLEDLIRGLYASFDAELKIEATKGKSFLVTEDWLKSIEEIEGVGVVTEVIEDNALFKYRDYQHLARIKGVSENYLQQGRFDKGYIWGELDLGSEKQPKAIIGRGVGFFLSVDLDNPIDLLQVYYPKAPRSAGTIDPNQLYNRDILKPSAFFSIEKDFDDNYIIAPLTFVSSLLNYGEKRTSLEIKVAEGYSIQRVKSKVSAFLGEDYLVKDTDEQHAQILRTIKIEKLFVFLTLTFILAVASFNIFFSLSMMAIEKKRDTAILFALGAKKWMIQKIYLKQGAIIAFTGAIIGLVLGYLACWLQDQYGLVSLGIASSVIESYPVKMVWWDFLWTSVSVITITFLASFRPAMIASRVTSRDL; this is encoded by the coding sequence TTGAACCTCTCGTTTTTTATAGCCTATCGATATTTCCGCAGTAAAAAAAGGCGGAACTTCATCACCATACTTTCACGGATTTCGATGATTGGAGTGGCGGTTGGTACCATGTCTTTGATTATGGTGCTTTCTGTATTCAATGGATTGGAAGATCTGATAAGAGGGCTTTATGCTTCCTTTGATGCCGAACTCAAGATTGAGGCAACTAAAGGGAAATCTTTTTTGGTTACAGAGGATTGGTTGAAAAGCATTGAGGAAATTGAAGGAGTAGGCGTAGTTACTGAAGTGATTGAGGATAACGCCCTGTTTAAATATCGTGACTACCAACATTTGGCAAGGATCAAAGGCGTTTCTGAAAATTACCTGCAACAGGGGAGGTTTGACAAAGGTTATATCTGGGGAGAACTGGATTTGGGCAGTGAGAAGCAGCCCAAAGCAATTATCGGAAGGGGAGTTGGTTTCTTTCTTTCCGTGGACCTGGATAATCCTATAGACCTGCTTCAGGTATATTATCCCAAAGCGCCAAGAAGTGCGGGGACCATTGACCCGAATCAATTATATAACAGAGATATATTAAAACCCAGTGCCTTTTTTAGTATTGAAAAGGATTTTGACGACAATTATATCATCGCACCCCTGACCTTTGTAAGCAGCCTTCTCAATTATGGAGAAAAACGGACATCTCTTGAAATCAAAGTGGCAGAAGGTTATAGTATCCAACGTGTCAAATCCAAGGTTTCGGCATTTTTGGGAGAGGATTATCTGGTAAAAGATACCGACGAGCAGCATGCCCAAATCCTGAGGACGATCAAAATTGAAAAGTTATTTGTATTCCTGACTTTGACTTTTATACTGGCAGTCGCTTCTTTCAATATCTTTTTTTCTCTTTCCATGATGGCCATTGAGAAGAAAAGGGATACGGCCATTCTTTTTGCATTGGGCGCAAAAAAGTGGATGATTCAAAAAATCTATCTAAAACAAGGAGCAATAATTGCATTTACCGGAGCCATTATCGGTCTTGTATTGGGATATTTGGCCTGTTGGCTGCAAGATCAATATGGATTGGTTTCTTTGGGTATTGCTTCTTCCGTTATAGAAAGTTATCCTGTTAAGATGGTATGGTGGGATTTTTTATGGACTTCGGTGTCAGTAATTACCATTACTTTTTTGGCTTCATTTAGGCCGGCAATGATTGCTTCCAGGGTTACCTCAAGGGATTTATAA
- the rbfA gene encoding 30S ribosome-binding factor RbfA, with protein sequence MESKRQQKFNKLIQKEMGEIFQKEGKHLIGNAFITVSRVIISPDLSVARVYLSFLLDKDKVAFEIIEEKKGEIRKHLGNRIGKSVRIIPELAFFIDDSASYAQYMDKVINSLDIPEASDEEEEEED encoded by the coding sequence ATGGAAAGCAAAAGACAACAGAAATTCAATAAACTCATCCAAAAGGAAATGGGTGAAATTTTTCAGAAGGAAGGAAAGCATCTCATCGGGAATGCTTTTATTACAGTTTCAAGGGTAATCATCAGTCCTGATTTGAGTGTTGCAAGAGTTTATCTCAGTTTTTTATTGGACAAGGACAAAGTAGCTTTTGAAATAATAGAAGAAAAGAAAGGTGAAATAAGAAAGCATTTAGGGAATAGGATAGGGAAATCAGTAAGAATTATACCTGAATTGGCCTTCTTTATAGATGACTCAGCATCTTATGCCCAATACATGGATAAAGTAATCAATTCGCTTGATATTCCAGAGGCTTCAGATGAGGAGGAAGAAGAAGAAGATTAA
- a CDS encoding LuxR C-terminal-related transcriptional regulator, with product MDNHYIIGEATLLSKGLNLVLSNFGQQTINHLSFHQINNLLNRDWNGSDFLWMDISQEIKNTLKICQKIFKKDRVPKVFVFCDSKDPIIIKSFLKVGVNGYFLPQCCANTIKEALIHVKNNKKYIDPTLSQILTQSILDIEPLKPFQNTLTKREKEILHLIIEEYTTQEIANKLFISFCTVETHRLHLIQKMGVRNTAGLVREAISKNIYQKSMNSMSF from the coding sequence ATGGATAATCATTACATTATTGGAGAAGCCACTCTTTTGTCCAAGGGATTAAATCTTGTTTTGTCGAATTTTGGACAGCAAACTATCAATCACCTTTCATTCCATCAAATCAACAACCTGCTGAACAGAGATTGGAATGGATCTGATTTTTTGTGGATGGACATTTCTCAGGAAATAAAAAACACCTTAAAAATCTGCCAGAAAATTTTCAAAAAAGATCGGGTACCCAAGGTATTTGTTTTCTGTGATAGCAAGGACCCCATAATAATTAAAAGCTTTTTGAAAGTCGGTGTCAACGGATATTTTCTCCCACAATGTTGTGCCAACACCATCAAAGAGGCCTTGATCCATGTAAAAAATAATAAAAAATACATTGACCCGACGCTTAGTCAGATTTTAACCCAGAGCATTTTGGATATTGAACCCTTGAAACCATTTCAAAATACGCTGACCAAAAGAGAAAAAGAAATACTTCACTTAATCATTGAGGAATATACCACTCAAGAAATCGCCAACAAGCTTTTTATCAGTTTTTGTACTGTTGAAACCCATCGGTTACACCTGATCCAAAAGATGGGAGTCAGAAACACCGCTGGTTTGGTCAGGGAGGCCATTTCAAAAAATATTTATCAAAAATCCATGAATTCCATGAGTTTCTAA
- a CDS encoding DUF4255 domain-containing protein translates to MIDQILNTVISLMNDDFGSIEPEVVLGNLALVDTYNDDLNNSITDKVVLSVVNIQQESILRNTPANRQVYNNLGQPNGVARHPGIFLNIYILIGANKSEYAIGLQRISQVLTFFQRSPIFTVAQIPSLPDFSLDKIIFDLHSTSFEELNQLWGIMGGKYIPSVIYKMRLAYIDSIDTNAEISLVRSIDASFTNKSK, encoded by the coding sequence ATGATTGACCAGATTTTAAATACTGTTATTTCCCTCATGAATGATGATTTTGGTTCTATTGAACCAGAGGTAGTATTGGGAAATCTTGCACTGGTTGATACTTATAATGATGACCTGAATAACAGCATTACCGATAAAGTAGTCCTTTCTGTGGTGAACATCCAACAGGAAAGCATTTTAAGAAATACCCCTGCAAATAGGCAAGTGTATAATAATCTCGGACAGCCTAATGGGGTGGCCAGACATCCGGGAATATTTTTAAACATCTATATATTGATAGGCGCCAATAAATCAGAATATGCTATCGGGCTTCAAAGGATATCACAGGTACTGACTTTTTTCCAACGTTCTCCGATTTTTACCGTGGCACAGATTCCTTCCCTTCCTGATTTTTCTCTTGACAAAATCATTTTTGATCTACATTCTACAAGCTTTGAAGAGCTCAATCAGCTATGGGGTATTATGGGTGGAAAATATATTCCTTCTGTGATTTATAAAATGAGATTAGCTTACATAGACAGCATAGATACCAATGCTGAAATTTCTTTGGTCAGAAGTATTGATGCTTCCTTCACCAACAAATCGAAGTAG
- a CDS encoding phage tail sheath family protein, with translation MSQINESAIRTPGVYINEIPLFPPSVAQVETAIPAFIGYTQNDTDEFGDSLHLVPTKIFSLKEYETYFGKAEDEEGITVAVNVTTENSTVTGISAEAAIATPSPFRMYYNLRMYFTNGGGPCYIISVGTTDQTPDPEDYEDGLEVCAAEDDPTIIVFPDAPHTIGESEYYALVSLAIDQCAALQDRFTLIDVHTPAANNNTTTTISTFRTAFTKNDSLNYGAVYYPWLNTTFDYAYSDADVQVTITTDSVAAAAVGLDTLLTSETAIYNLCKSKIREKLGPTLTPAAAMAGIYAKVDASRGVWKAPANVSVNAVYDLSARITEAEQGGMNIDATSGKSVNAIRLFQGKGFLVWGARTLAGNDNEWRYINVRRFFIMVEESSKKATMQFVFEPNDANTWVKLRAMLENYLTLLWRQGALAGAKPEHAFYVRCGLGQTMTAQDILEGRLIVEIGMAAVRPAEFIILRFSHKMQES, from the coding sequence ATGTCACAAATCAATGAATCAGCAATCAGAACGCCGGGCGTTTATATCAACGAAATCCCGTTATTCCCTCCATCTGTAGCCCAGGTGGAAACAGCCATACCGGCTTTTATCGGCTATACTCAAAACGATACAGATGAATTCGGGGATAGCTTGCATTTAGTCCCGACCAAAATTTTTTCCCTCAAAGAATATGAAACCTACTTTGGTAAGGCAGAAGATGAAGAGGGGATCACCGTGGCAGTAAACGTCACAACAGAAAATAGTACCGTTACGGGAATTTCTGCAGAAGCGGCCATTGCTACACCTTCCCCGTTTCGGATGTATTATAACCTGCGGATGTACTTTACGAATGGAGGAGGTCCCTGCTATATCATTTCCGTCGGAACCACTGATCAAACCCCAGATCCGGAAGATTACGAGGATGGCCTCGAAGTATGTGCTGCAGAAGATGACCCCACAATCATTGTTTTTCCGGATGCTCCACACACAATTGGAGAATCTGAGTATTACGCTTTGGTTTCGCTGGCAATAGATCAGTGTGCGGCACTTCAAGATCGATTCACGCTTATAGATGTACATACTCCTGCAGCAAATAATAATACCACCACTACTATTTCAACATTTAGAACTGCATTTACAAAAAATGACAGTCTCAATTACGGTGCAGTTTATTACCCTTGGTTGAATACCACCTTTGACTATGCTTACAGCGACGCAGATGTACAGGTTACCATAACTACTGATAGCGTAGCTGCTGCGGCAGTTGGTTTAGACACCTTGTTAACGTCTGAAACAGCCATCTATAATTTATGTAAATCCAAAATCAGAGAAAAATTAGGCCCGACATTGACTCCCGCTGCGGCCATGGCAGGTATTTATGCCAAAGTGGATGCTTCCAGAGGCGTATGGAAAGCACCCGCGAATGTTTCTGTGAATGCGGTTTATGACCTTTCTGCAAGAATCACAGAAGCAGAGCAGGGAGGAATGAACATCGACGCTACCTCAGGAAAATCCGTGAATGCAATCCGCCTGTTTCAGGGGAAAGGATTTTTGGTTTGGGGTGCAAGAACTCTTGCCGGCAACGACAATGAGTGGCGCTACATCAATGTGAGGAGGTTTTTTATCATGGTGGAAGAATCATCCAAAAAAGCAACCATGCAATTTGTATTTGAACCAAACGATGCCAATACCTGGGTGAAATTGAGGGCAATGCTGGAAAACTATCTTACCCTGCTTTGGAGACAAGGTGCATTGGCTGGGGCAAAACCTGAACATGCATTTTATGTCCGATGCGGTTTGGGACAGACCATGACGGCACAGGATATTTTGGAAGGAAGGCTGATTGTCGAGATCGGGATGGCTGCAGTCCGTCCTGCTGAATTTATCATACTGCGTTTTTCACACAAAATGCAGGAATCTTAA
- a CDS encoding phage tail protein, protein MANYPLPKFHFLIEWGGTKIGFSEASGLEVTTELIEYRDGASPEYSKIKMPGMQSFSNITLKRGIFQGDNEFYDWWNTVALNTIERRDLIISLLNESHEPVVVWKVKNAWPLKVQSTDLNATGNETAIETMEIAHEGLTIQNE, encoded by the coding sequence ATGGCTAATTATCCCCTTCCCAAGTTTCACTTCCTGATAGAATGGGGTGGAACCAAAATAGGATTCAGTGAAGCCTCAGGCTTGGAAGTTACCACTGAATTAATAGAATACCGCGATGGCGCAAGTCCCGAATATTCGAAAATAAAAATGCCCGGCATGCAAAGCTTCTCAAATATTACTTTGAAAAGGGGGATTTTCCAGGGTGATAACGAATTCTACGATTGGTGGAATACTGTTGCATTGAATACGATTGAAAGAAGGGATTTGATTATTTCTCTTTTGAATGAATCCCATGAACCGGTGGTGGTTTGGAAAGTTAAAAATGCCTGGCCCCTCAAAGTACAATCCACTGATTTGAATGCAACCGGGAACGAAACAGCCATTGAAACAATGGAGATTGCACACGAAGGACTAACCATTCAAAACGAATAA
- a CDS encoding phage tail protein: MFAYPPVGFHFSVVFQLFPQTPNDFRFQEVSGLEMQMNMESITEGGQNRFTWELPVRAKYSDIVLKRGMFIGSGILMWCKNAFENFVFEPVNIIISLLNEHHVPIQAWYVVNAIPKKWSVSSFNAEKSALVVESITLSYQYFDIISVDSLLSLGGSIGGSANISF; this comes from the coding sequence ATGTTTGCATATCCACCTGTAGGTTTTCATTTCTCTGTAGTGTTCCAACTATTTCCCCAAACCCCCAACGACTTCCGCTTTCAGGAAGTAAGCGGATTGGAAATGCAGATGAATATGGAAAGCATCACAGAAGGCGGGCAAAACAGGTTTACCTGGGAATTGCCTGTGCGGGCAAAATATTCAGATATCGTCCTCAAAAGAGGGATGTTTATAGGTTCAGGGATTTTGATGTGGTGCAAAAATGCATTTGAGAATTTTGTTTTCGAGCCAGTCAATATCATCATCAGCCTACTCAATGAACATCATGTTCCCATTCAAGCGTGGTACGTGGTAAACGCCATTCCCAAAAAATGGTCCGTGTCAAGTTTCAATGCTGAAAAAAGTGCATTGGTTGTAGAGTCGATCACGCTGAGCTACCAATATTTTGATATCATTAGTGTGGACTCCTTGCTTTCCTTAGGTGGAAGCATCGGTGGCTCGGCAAACATCAGCTTTTAA
- a CDS encoding DUF5908 family protein has product MPIEIKELLIRASVGSQANERPRENAPVANLENLKQEIIEEVTEEVLRKLMLKNER; this is encoded by the coding sequence ATGCCAATCGAAATCAAAGAACTCCTGATCAGGGCATCTGTGGGAAGTCAAGCCAATGAACGCCCACGTGAAAACGCACCTGTCGCAAATTTGGAAAACCTGAAACAGGAAATCATCGAGGAGGTAACAGAAGAAGTACTAAGAAAACTAATGCTTAAAAACGAACGCTGA
- a CDS encoding CIS tube protein yields MLDFGHKVEKLYVQPYRDAEFSQPVPENKFSALINPATYNISYKFEFDDSQAPGTSATNMKFNRILPRDFNFDFLFDGTGVVKDMSVLSLGIANPFAEPVTVTEQIEAFKRKIIDYQSDRHRPYYLKIHWGELLFKGVLKQMDIEYKVFAPDGKPIRAMAKCQFAESIADVQRAAEENRESPDITHERNFNATDRLDHLTFKIYEKDEPYIQVAEFNGLDGFRKIAAGTKIYFPPIEK; encoded by the coding sequence ATGCTGGATTTTGGTCATAAAGTAGAAAAACTCTATGTACAACCTTACAGGGATGCTGAATTTTCTCAGCCTGTCCCTGAAAATAAGTTCAGTGCCCTGATCAATCCGGCTACCTACAATATTTCATACAAATTCGAATTTGATGACAGTCAGGCTCCGGGCACTTCTGCCACCAATATGAAATTCAATAGGATTTTGCCCAGGGATTTCAACTTTGATTTTCTGTTTGACGGGACCGGGGTGGTCAAAGACATGTCTGTTTTAAGCTTGGGAATAGCCAATCCATTTGCTGAACCTGTCACAGTCACAGAGCAGATTGAAGCCTTTAAAAGGAAAATTATTGATTATCAATCTGACCGACACCGTCCCTATTACCTCAAAATCCACTGGGGAGAGCTCCTGTTCAAAGGAGTTCTCAAACAAATGGATATTGAATACAAAGTATTTGCACCTGACGGAAAACCTATCAGGGCTATGGCAAAATGCCAATTTGCGGAAAGTATTGCTGATGTGCAAAGGGCTGCTGAGGAAAACAGGGAAAGTCCCGATATCACACATGAACGAAATTTCAATGCAACAGATAGGCTTGATCATCTGACTTTCAAAATTTACGAAAAAGACGAGCCTTATATACAAGTAGCCGAATTCAATGGTCTCGATGGTTTTAGAAAAATAGCTGCCGGCACAAAAATTTATTTCCCTCCAATTGAAAAATAA
- the vgrG gene encoding type VI secretion system tip protein VgrG, translated as MPVMLNRELVTFKILLGSSGDSPATEEIPGNVQVLDISIYRELNKIPYATIRIVDGSAADSDFELSNSGLFNPGKSIDLKLGYNGIEQSAFNGLIINNSHVINGRQSMLNLICKHKAVNMTVSKNSRHFNDLGDSDIVETLFQEYGISDLEMEPFGNTHEQLLQANVSDWDYALSRMDTNGMACNINGSVSVFKPDSSQESKMTLVYGNNIIGFRTESDIRSQTTAVIASSWDYANQTVLEAEGNPLSNASPGNISESFLADAHSQDFKIKTPAMFDNQALQAIADAKKQKQSLSKIQGKVKFQGTSDINPGDWVSLEGVGEQFSGKAFVSAVKHDIKNGNWTTEASLGWEGDFYTEKFNPFSNSAESGQFSKMQGLHIGIVTDIMDPKGEGRVRIKLPMVNPNDAGIWARVATLDAGNNRGTFFRPEIEDEVIVGFMNGDSSHPIILGMLHSSAKPTPFDPEDSNDKKGYVSRSEIKITIHDSDKSITIETPGGREIKMDDTAEEIEIKDGNGNSIKMNSDGIKIDSPMEISITAGSTLNLAAPQIGIKADSSASFEASGSMSVKSDGTAEIKGSMVDIQGSLVKIN; from the coding sequence ATGCCTGTAATGTTAAATAGAGAACTGGTCACTTTTAAAATCCTACTGGGTAGCAGTGGGGATTCTCCTGCAACGGAAGAAATCCCCGGCAACGTTCAGGTGCTGGACATTTCTATTTATAGGGAACTCAACAAAATCCCCTATGCAACCATCCGGATAGTGGATGGATCTGCAGCAGATTCCGATTTTGAACTTAGTAATAGTGGCCTATTCAATCCAGGAAAAAGCATAGATCTCAAATTGGGCTATAATGGAATAGAGCAATCCGCATTTAACGGATTGATCATCAATAATTCCCATGTAATAAACGGTAGGCAGTCCATGCTTAATCTGATCTGCAAGCATAAAGCAGTAAACATGACTGTTTCCAAAAACAGCCGACATTTCAATGATCTGGGAGACAGCGACATAGTAGAGACGCTTTTTCAGGAATATGGAATCTCTGATCTTGAAATGGAGCCTTTTGGAAACACCCATGAACAACTTTTACAGGCAAATGTATCTGATTGGGATTATGCATTATCGAGAATGGACACCAATGGTATGGCCTGCAATATCAATGGCAGTGTTTCAGTATTCAAACCTGATTCTTCCCAAGAATCCAAGATGACCTTGGTCTATGGCAATAATATAATTGGTTTTAGAACAGAATCCGATATCAGAAGCCAAACCACGGCAGTTATTGCCTCTTCTTGGGATTATGCCAATCAAACAGTGCTTGAAGCAGAAGGAAACCCTCTTTCAAATGCCTCTCCGGGTAATATCTCTGAAAGTTTTCTGGCAGATGCCCATTCTCAGGATTTCAAGATCAAAACTCCGGCAATGTTTGACAATCAAGCCCTACAAGCAATAGCCGATGCAAAAAAACAAAAACAATCTCTCTCCAAAATTCAGGGAAAAGTGAAATTTCAGGGCACATCAGATATCAATCCTGGAGATTGGGTATCGCTTGAAGGTGTGGGCGAGCAATTTAGCGGAAAGGCTTTTGTATCCGCTGTGAAACATGACATTAAGAACGGCAACTGGACGACCGAAGCATCCCTGGGCTGGGAGGGAGATTTCTACACAGAAAAATTCAACCCTTTTTCCAACAGTGCTGAAAGCGGTCAATTTTCCAAAATGCAGGGTTTGCACATAGGAATTGTCACTGATATAATGGATCCCAAAGGAGAAGGGCGGGTTCGGATAAAACTCCCAATGGTCAATCCTAATGACGCAGGCATTTGGGCAAGAGTTGCCACACTTGATGCTGGAAACAATAGGGGAACATTTTTTCGTCCGGAAATAGAGGATGAAGTAATTGTTGGATTTATGAACGGTGATTCTTCGCACCCCATCATCTTGGGTATGTTGCACAGCAGTGCCAAACCTACTCCTTTTGACCCCGAAGATTCCAACGACAAAAAAGGATATGTCTCCAGGTCGGAAATCAAAATCACCATCCATGATAGCGATAAAAGTATAACTATTGAAACCCCGGGAGGCAGAGAAATCAAAATGGATGATACAGCCGAAGAAATTGAAATTAAAGATGGGAATGGGAACTCTATAAAAATGAACAGTGACGGAATCAAAATTGATTCCCCCATGGAAATCAGTATTACAGCTGGTTCAACCCTGAATCTGGCAGCTCCACAAATTGGAATAAAGGCAGATTCTTCGGCGAGTTTTGAGGCATCAGGGAGCATGTCCGTGAAAAGTGATGGGACTGCCGAAATCAAAGGGTCAATGGTAGATATACAGGGAAGTTTAGTCAAAATAAATTAG
- a CDS encoding PAAR domain-containing protein — MPPAARITDMHVCPMVTGTVPHVGGPILPAGEATVLIGGMPAARVGDMATCTGPPDTIVSGSGTVLIGGMPAARLGDSTGHGGTIVLGCFTVLIG, encoded by the coding sequence ATGCCACCTGCAGCAAGGATTACCGATATGCATGTTTGCCCGATGGTAACTGGAACTGTCCCGCATGTGGGAGGTCCGATCCTCCCTGCAGGTGAGGCTACAGTATTGATCGGTGGAATGCCGGCTGCAAGAGTTGGTGATATGGCAACTTGTACCGGACCTCCCGATACGATAGTGAGTGGCTCAGGTACGGTTTTGATAGGAGGAATGCCTGCGGCAAGATTGGGAGATTCTACAGGACATGGTGGGACTATAGTCCTTGGATGTTTTACAGTATTGATAGGATAA
- a CDS encoding GPW/gp25 family protein, with amino-acid sequence MHQSFLGSGWSFPPQFDRGSSKTKMLKDEEDIQSSLEILLSTKQGERVMLPDYGCNLHELIFEPLTTTFKTYIKDLIRTAILYYEPRIEVEKIELNDTGELEGRILITISYKVRATNSRFNFVYPFYKNEGTDLR; translated from the coding sequence ATGCATCAGTCATTCTTGGGAAGTGGTTGGAGTTTTCCCCCACAATTTGATAGGGGCAGCAGCAAAACCAAAATGCTCAAGGACGAGGAAGATATTCAGTCCAGCCTTGAAATTTTGCTTTCTACCAAACAAGGCGAGCGGGTAATGTTACCTGATTATGGCTGTAATTTACATGAACTGATCTTTGAACCCCTTACCACGACGTTCAAAACATATATCAAAGATCTTATCAGAACAGCCATATTATACTATGAACCAAGAATAGAGGTAGAAAAAATAGAACTCAATGACACCGGCGAACTTGAAGGACGAATCCTGATTACCATTTCTTACAAGGTTCGGGCAACAAACTCAAGATTCAACTTTGTCTATCCATTTTATAAAAACGAAGGGACTGACCTGAGATAG